One window of the Zea mays cultivar B73 chromosome 3, Zm-B73-REFERENCE-NAM-5.0, whole genome shotgun sequence genome contains the following:
- the LOC100280012 gene encoding Non-specific phospholipase C2-like precursor, with amino-acid sequence MSAARRRSPIPVLLFFLLLHSASPSPIKTVVVLVMENRSFDHMLGWMKRLNPEIDGVTGREWNPANASDPAAGRVYFRDGAAYVDPDPGHSFQEIRQQVFGSDDDAADNPPRMDGFAQQARSIGGGAMSDAVMRGFNPADVAVYRELVSQFAVCDRWFASVPSSTQPNRLFVHSGTSGGATSNNPTLLAEGYPQRTIFDNLHDAGLSFGVYFQDVPAVLFYRNLRKLKYLLDFHPLRPSFADHARRGTLPNYAVIEQHYLDSKLDPANDDHPSHDVYQGQMLVKYVYETLRASPQWNQTLLVITYDEHGGFFDHVPTPVAGVPSPDGIVGPPPYNFTFDRLGVRVPAILVSPWIDRGTVVHGPHGPTPTSQYEHSSIPATVKKIFGLPQDFLTRRDAWAGTFEGVVQGRTEPRTDCPEQLPTPTRIRQTEADEEAKLSEFQQEIIQLASVLNGDYHLATLQDRIKNDMNVREGIDYMKAAVKRYFQAGAFARRMGVDGDQIVKMRPSLTTRIQRP; translated from the exons ATGTCAGCGGCTCGTCGTCGGTCCCCAATCCCCgttctcctcttcttcctcctcctccacTCCGCGTCGCCGAGCCCCATCAAGACGGTGGTGGTGCTGGTGATGGAGAACCGCTCCTTCGACCACATGCTGGGGTGGATGAAGCGGCTGAACCCGGAGATCGACGGCGTGACGGGGCGGGAGTGGAACCCGGCCAACGCGTCGGACCCGGCGGCGGGGCGCGTCTACTTCCGCGACGGCGCCGCGTACGTGGACCCGGACCCGGGCCACTCGTTCCAGGAGATCCGGCAGCAGGTCTTCGGCTCCGACGACGACGCCGCGGACAACCCGCCCCGCATGGACGGCTTCGCGCAGCAGGCGCGCTCCATCGGCGGCGGCGCCATGTCCGACGCCGTCATGCGCGGCTTCAACCCCGCCGACGTCGCCGTCTACCGCGAGCTCGTCTCGCAGTTCGCCGTCTGCGACCGATGGTTCGCGTCCGTGCCGTCGTCCACGCAGCCCAACCGCCTGTTCGTCCACTCCGGAACGTCCGGCGGCGCCACCAGCAACAACCCGAC GCTGCTGGCGGAGGGCTACCCGCAGCGGACCATCTTCGACAACCTCCACGACGCCGGCCTCTCCTTCGGCGTCTACTTCCAGGACGTGCCGGCGGTGCTCTTCTACCGGAACCTCCGCAAGCTCAAGTACCTTCTGGACTTCCACCCGCTGCGCCCCTCCTTCGCCGACCACGCCCGCCGCGGGACGCTCCCCAACTACGCCGTCATCGAGCAGCACTACCTGGACTCCAAGCTGGACCCGGCCAACGACGACCACCCGTCGCACGACGTGTACCAGGGCCAGATGCTCGTCAAGTACGTCTACGAGACGCTGCGCGCCAGCCCGCAGTGGAACCAGACGCTGCTCGTCATCACCTACGACGAGCACGGCGGCTTCTTCGACCACGTGCCCACGCCCGTCGCCGGCGTGCCCAGCCCCGACGGCATCGTCGGCCCGCCGCCCTACAACTTCACCTTCGACCGCCTCGGCGTCCGCGTCCCGGCCATCCTCGTGTCCCCCTGGATCGACAGGGGCACCGTCGTCCACGGGCCCCACGGCCCCACGCCCACGTCGCAGTACGAGCACTCGTCCATCCCGGCCACCGTCAAGAAGATCTTCGGCCTGCCGCAGGACTTCCTCACGAGGCGGGACGCGTGGGCGGGGACCTTCGAGGGCGTGGTGCAGGGGAGGACCGAGCCACGCACCGACTGCCCCGAGCAGCTGCCCACGCCGACGAGGATCAGGCAGACGGAGGCGGACGAGGAGGCCAAGCTTAGCGAGTTCCAGCAGGAGATCATCCAGCTCGCCTCCGTGCTCAACGGCGACTACCACCTCGCCACCCTGCAGGACCGGATCAAGAACGACATGAACGTCAGGGAAGGCATCGACTACATGAAGGCCGCCGTCAAACGCTACTTTCAGGCTGGCGCGTTCGCCAGAAGGATGGGCGTCGACGGCGACCAGATCGTCAAGATGAGACCCTCCCTCACCACCAGGATCCAACGCCCATAG